Proteins found in one Arachis stenosperma cultivar V10309 chromosome 8, arast.V10309.gnm1.PFL2, whole genome shotgun sequence genomic segment:
- the LOC130944221 gene encoding rust resistance kinase Lr10-like, with the protein MTKEMSSVVVLLLSCLCLFITTATTAGAAHNKCLSRWCGKHNISHPFRLEDSPSQCGDHRYTLSCEEDHKLVLYWRSRKFNVQSINYNNYTIRLLDANISHDYTSRPPYYSLPYDSHRYGLYLDMWVEDDNELTTLLVVVYLRCPNDVIATANATCMTNDSDALGTAFYLVSVFHKRLRDFAVADSCRIEWMYPSSWPAERESNSCTGVRTLLLYGFELSWFPAFYEEWSIIESIGLFLCSAATVAALYVLPKFVLLGVPFVILLCIYKWRRRHLSVYPTIEDFLRSDNSIMPIRYSYRDIKNITGVFKTKLGNGGYGSVFQGKLRSSRLVAVKLLNKAKSNGQEFINEVATIGRIHHVNIVQLIGFCVEGSKRALIYELMENGSLEKYIFSPQKNDSLSCEKLYTISLGVARGIEYLHNGCDMKILHFDIKPHNILLDENFNPKVSDFGLARLSPSDKSIVSLTAARGTIGYMAPELFYRNVGAISYKADVYSFGMLLMEMASRRKNLNAQTENSSQIYFPFWVYDELQDGREITIENDTDEEMKLAKRMMIVALWCIQTKPNDRPSMKRVVEMLEQDDDLEMPPKPYFYPLDAPTEENVEDTTTHNSSKLSSDDVCSVSDSKE; encoded by the exons ATGACCAAAGAAATGTCATCCGTTGTTGTGTTGTTGTTATCGTGCCTGTGCTTGTTCATCACAACCGCCACCACCGCCGGCGCAGCACATAATAAGTGTCTATCTCGATGGTGCGGGAAGCATAACATAAGCCATCCTTTCAGGCTAGAAGACAGTCCAAGCCAATGTGGTGACCACAGGTACACCCTCTCTTGCGAGGAGGATCACAAGTTGGTCCTGTATTGGAGATCAAGAAAGTTCAATGTTCAGTCAATTAATTACAACAACTACACGATCCGACTCCTGGATGCGAATATTAGCCACGATTACACTTCTCGACCTCCTTATTATTCCTTACCTTACGATTCTCATAGATATGGACTGTATCTTGACATGTGGGTCGAAGATGATAATGAATTGACGACTCTTCTCGTGGTGGTATATTTGAGGTGTCCAAATGACGTCATCGCAACTGCTAATGCTACTTGTATGACGAATGATTCCGATGCACTTGGGACTGCTTTCTACCTCGTCAGTGTTTTTCACAAACGCCTCCGGGATTTCGCGGTTGCAGACTCGTGCCGCATAGAGTGGATGTATCCCTCATCGTGGCCTGCTGAACGTGAAAGCAACTCATGCACTGGCGTCCGTACTCTGCTGCTTTATGGCTTTGAACTTTCTTGGTTTCCAGCATTCTATGAAGAATGGA GTATAATAGAATCGATTGGACTTTTTCTGTGCTCTGCAGCAA CTGTTGCAGCTCTGTATGTTCTTCCGAAATTTGTACTACTTGGAGTTCCATTCGTCATTCTTTTATGCATATATAAATGGCGACGGAGGCATTTATCTGTGTATCCAACAATTGAAGATTTTCTTCGAAGCGACAATAGTATTATGCCAATTAGATATTCCTACAGGGATATCAAGAACATAACAGGAGTGTTCAAGACAAAACTGGGGAATGGAGGCTACGGTTCTGTCTTTCAAGGAAAACTTCGAAGTAGCCGCCTTGTAGCCGTCAAGTTGTTGAATAAGGCTAAATCCAATGGccaagaattcatcaatgaaGTTGCTACTATTGGTAGAATTCACCATGTCAACATAGTGCAACTTATTGGTTTCTGCGTAGAGGGATCAAAGCGTGCTCTCATATATGAGCTCATGGAAAATGGATCATTAGAAAAATACATATTTTCCCCTCAGAAGAATGATTCCTTAAGTTGTGAAAAACTCTACACCATTTCCCTTGGAGTAGCACGTGGAATTGAATACTTGCATAATGGCTGTGACATGAAAATTCTGCACTTTGACATCAAGCCTCACAATATTCTTTTGGATGAGAACTTCAACCCAAAAGTCTCTGATTTTGGACTTGCAAGGCTGTCTCCCTCTGATAAAAGCATTGTGTCTCTGACTGCAGCAAGAGGAACCATAGGGTACATGGCTCCTGAGCTTTTCTACAGAAATGTTGGCGCAATCTCATACAAAGCCGATGTCTATAGCTTTGGAATGTTGTTAATGGAGATGGCTAGTAGAAGGAAGAATTTGAATGCACAGACTGAAAATTCCAGCCAAATATATTTTCCCTTCTGGGTTTATGATGAATTGCAGGATGGAAGGGAAATAACAATAGAAAATGACACAGATGAAGAGATGAAGTTGGCAAAAAGAATGATGATTGTGGCACTGTGGTGTATACAAACAAAGCCTAATGATCGACCTTCAATGAAGAGAgttgtggagatgctagaacaAGACGATGACTTAGAAATGCCTCCAAAACCATACTTCTACCCACTTGATGCACCCACAGAGGAGAATGTTGAAGATACTACAACTCATAACAGTTCAAAGTTATCCTCTGATGACGTCTGTTCAGTCAGTGATTCAAAGGAATAG